The following are encoded in a window of Thalassotalea insulae genomic DNA:
- a CDS encoding TonB-dependent receptor plug domain-containing protein — MSLLLSSTSNSQLSIRLATCLWQNIAALLAVMLLPLSFQVKADKLYYFDIKSLPADQALIAFAKHSQRTIIFSYELTKHYQANELNGYFTIAHGLNRLLRHTELEAHINSNDEIRIQLRQPAHKQDSITRSTSKALIAKQEESNNRIEKIAIVGTRNIARSIQELPVPVDVLSETMLANTGQFENGRKLQTIAPSFNFASSSISDGTDVLKPATLRGLGPDQTLLLVNGKRRHHSSLVHINTSVGRGTSGVGINAIPFSAIKRIEILRDGAAAQYGSDAIAGVINIVLKDSTSKGHITTSYGQYGKGDGQSAELNINKGFSFKNNGFFNATINVQDHQATDRSGQHGSCQFPGCVRLAPEQFLAKDPREFSAKRDTFDIGDPAYQQFSLAYNSQYNLTDGKLYSFAIYSKRENDAAAFFRDNLNQQANPMLQDGEPLVPGGYLPFIHSDIADASFSLGYKTELNPDILMDISYSYGVNSIDYTTKNSVNASYAIMLEQQGITAQQIREQMPNSADAYGLKLSLQTINLDIQKFFSYATLALGLELRKDRYQVIAGNQYSYFDYHSPAPPSGPNKVLAGIQGFPGIAPNAEVDEQRDIASIYVEVNSELSEYFNYSAALRYDDYQDFGSTSNIKLAANWRPFEHFNLRSSISTGFRAPSMQQLYFNNTSTQFIVNQENQLSSEQVGTFRNDSQLAQIIGLPQLTEEQSKNFSLGAVFNFTEQFNVTIDYYAINIDDRIVISNKLSAEQSPSLAQAIKHTGVDKAQVFLNGADTQTQGLDIISTWHSQLFSGQHTLTLAANFTDTDVTRLYSPKNSALSPLDNEQVFARQDISIIEQWQPKDRISLTSLYQQQSWSLNLALNRYGKYTIIDGEQQTYGAKTLTDIRFQHDLSNNFSWYLGVNNLFDVTPDKNTIGNSHAGTIVDQQGNTIVSSLGVFKYSRRSAPFGFNGSYFYLGVNYHF, encoded by the coding sequence ATGTCTTTGCTTTTATCTAGCACATCAAATAGCCAGCTTTCAATACGCTTAGCAACTTGCTTATGGCAAAACATAGCAGCCTTGCTAGCTGTTATGTTGCTGCCGCTCAGTTTTCAAGTTAAAGCAGACAAATTATATTATTTTGATATTAAATCACTCCCAGCCGATCAGGCACTGATCGCTTTTGCTAAACATTCTCAGCGCACCATTATTTTTTCTTACGAGCTCACTAAACACTATCAGGCAAACGAGCTTAACGGCTATTTTACAATTGCTCATGGCCTTAATAGATTACTGCGCCATACCGAACTTGAAGCCCATATCAATAGCAACGACGAAATACGCATTCAGCTCCGTCAACCAGCACATAAGCAAGACTCAATAACAAGGTCAACATCCAAAGCTCTTATTGCTAAGCAAGAAGAGAGTAATAATAGGATTGAAAAAATTGCCATTGTTGGCACAAGAAATATTGCACGTAGTATTCAGGAGCTCCCCGTCCCCGTTGATGTATTATCTGAAACCATGTTGGCAAATACTGGGCAGTTCGAAAATGGCCGCAAACTACAGACAATCGCTCCTTCGTTTAACTTTGCCAGTTCATCCATCAGTGATGGCACTGATGTACTCAAACCTGCTACCTTAAGAGGCTTAGGGCCAGATCAAACCTTACTCTTAGTCAATGGCAAACGTCGCCACCATTCCAGCCTTGTTCATATTAATACCTCCGTTGGCCGTGGTACATCAGGCGTTGGCATTAACGCAATTCCATTTAGTGCCATAAAACGTATCGAAATACTACGTGATGGCGCTGCTGCACAATATGGCTCAGATGCCATTGCCGGCGTGATAAATATTGTCTTAAAAGACTCGACTAGCAAAGGACATATCACCACTAGCTATGGTCAATATGGTAAAGGAGACGGTCAAAGTGCAGAGCTCAATATCAATAAAGGTTTCTCATTCAAGAATAACGGCTTTTTTAATGCCACGATAAATGTCCAAGATCACCAAGCAACAGATCGTTCAGGTCAACATGGCAGCTGCCAGTTTCCAGGTTGTGTCCGGTTAGCACCTGAGCAATTTTTAGCAAAAGATCCACGGGAATTTAGTGCTAAACGCGATACCTTTGACATTGGCGATCCCGCTTATCAGCAATTTTCACTGGCTTATAATAGCCAATATAATTTGACTGACGGCAAGCTTTATAGCTTTGCTATTTATTCAAAACGTGAGAATGACGCTGCCGCATTTTTCCGCGACAACCTTAATCAACAAGCGAATCCAATGTTACAAGACGGTGAGCCATTAGTTCCTGGTGGCTATCTACCTTTTATTCATTCAGATATTGCTGATGCATCATTTAGCCTTGGTTATAAAACCGAACTCAATCCAGATATATTAATGGATATCTCCTACAGTTACGGCGTTAACAGTATTGACTATACCACTAAAAATTCTGTTAATGCCTCGTACGCAATCATGCTTGAGCAACAGGGCATCACTGCTCAACAAATAAGAGAGCAGATGCCGAATTCAGCGGACGCATATGGTCTTAAATTATCGCTACAAACCATTAATTTAGATATCCAGAAGTTTTTTAGTTATGCCACACTAGCACTTGGACTGGAATTAAGAAAAGACCGTTATCAGGTTATAGCAGGCAACCAATATAGTTATTTTGATTACCATTCACCTGCTCCTCCAAGCGGCCCAAATAAGGTACTGGCAGGAATTCAGGGGTTTCCAGGGATAGCGCCTAATGCCGAAGTTGACGAGCAAAGGGATATAGCCTCAATCTATGTCGAAGTGAACAGTGAATTAAGTGAGTATTTCAATTACAGCGCTGCCCTACGTTATGATGATTATCAGGACTTTGGCTCAACCTCTAATATCAAGTTAGCAGCAAATTGGCGACCATTTGAACACTTTAATTTACGAAGCTCCATCAGCACAGGGTTCAGAGCCCCTTCTATGCAGCAACTATATTTTAATAACACCAGTACGCAATTTATCGTCAATCAAGAAAATCAATTGAGCTCAGAGCAAGTCGGCACCTTTAGAAATGACAGCCAGCTTGCGCAAATAATAGGGCTCCCACAGTTAACCGAGGAACAATCTAAAAACTTTTCCCTTGGTGCGGTATTTAATTTCACAGAGCAGTTTAATGTCACTATTGATTACTATGCGATTAATATTGATGATCGCATTGTTATCAGTAATAAATTATCGGCTGAACAATCGCCATCACTTGCACAGGCAATCAAACATACAGGTGTAGACAAGGCGCAGGTATTTCTTAACGGCGCCGATACTCAAACCCAGGGGCTCGATATCATCTCGACCTGGCACTCCCAACTGTTTAGTGGCCAACATACACTGACATTAGCAGCAAACTTCACCGACACTGATGTCACCCGGCTTTATTCACCGAAAAATAGCGCGTTATCACCATTAGATAACGAGCAAGTTTTCGCCCGTCAGGACATTTCAATTATTGAACAGTGGCAACCAAAAGACAGAATTAGCTTAACTTCACTGTATCAGCAACAAAGCTGGTCATTGAATCTGGCATTAAATCGCTACGGCAAATACACCATAATCGATGGTGAACAACAAACCTATGGTGCAAAAACCTTAACCGATATCCGTTTTCAGCATGACCTTAGTAACAACTTTTCCTGGTATCTGGGGGTAAATAATCTATTTGATGTCACCCCGGACAAGAACACTATCGGCAACTCACACGCAGGTACTATAGTTGATCAACAAGGCAATACTATTGTTAGCAGCCTTGGCGTCTTTAAATACTCTCGTCGCTCAGCCCCATTTGGTTTTAATGGTAGTTATTTTTACTTAGGTGTTAACTACCATT
- the fldB gene encoding flavodoxin FldB, which produces MKIGLFYGSTTCYTEIAAEKIQAHFDCDVVQLHNIKDVALEQCQQFDLLILGISTWDYGELQEDWESHWAEISDLNLEGKVVALYGMGDQIGYSEWFQDALGMLHQQVIAQGGYVIGYWPIQGYEFAASKALTDDKSHFVGLALDEDNQYDLSDQRITNWCQQLQQEIAELLEH; this is translated from the coding sequence ATGAAAATTGGCCTATTTTACGGCTCAACCACCTGTTATACCGAAATTGCCGCAGAAAAAATTCAGGCACACTTTGATTGCGATGTCGTTCAGTTACATAATATTAAAGACGTAGCACTTGAGCAATGTCAGCAATTTGATTTACTTATTTTGGGTATCTCGACCTGGGACTATGGCGAACTTCAAGAAGACTGGGAAAGCCACTGGGCAGAGATCAGTGACTTAAATCTTGAAGGCAAAGTCGTTGCTCTATATGGTATGGGAGATCAAATTGGCTATAGCGAATGGTTTCAAGATGCCCTAGGCATGCTGCATCAGCAAGTGATAGCGCAAGGTGGTTATGTTATTGGCTATTGGCCCATTCAAGGTTATGAATTCGCAGCATCGAAAGCACTAACCGATGATAAATCCCATTTTGTTGGCTTGGCCCTTGATGAAGATAATCAATATGACTTAAGCGATCAGCGTATCACGAACTGGTGTCAACAACTTCAGCAAGAAATTGCTGAGTTATTAGAACATTAA
- the recJ gene encoding single-stranded-DNA-specific exonuclease RecJ, giving the protein MDKVIVRREPLDDSYLPDSLHPVIRQIYATRGVKAEQELELSVSQLLDVSCLKGLDRACQILYQAIVKQQSIFIIGDFDADGATSTALMISALSSLGSRNHQFLVPNRFEYGYGLTSEIVEIAAKQGAELLITVDNGISCIAGVKKAKELGLTVIVTDHHLPGEELPPADAIVNPNQPDCYFPSKALAGVGVAFYFMLAMRKHMRDQQWFEQQQLPEPNIAQLLDLVALGTVADVVSLDANNRILVEQGLKRIRAGHTRPGIQALIEVAGKNQQRLTAADFGFSLGPRINAAGRLDDMAYGINCLLAGDLMTARVMAAELDSLNKTRREIEQGMQQEAELVMKQLTVSETSLPYGLALYHRQWHQGVIGIVAGRLKEKFHRPCVVFAANEAGDELKGSARSIPGLHIRDLLEHIASQHPGLIIKFGGHAMAAGLSITPDDFKQFQQHFEYYAEQWLDSELLEGKCFSDGALALSEMNLAFAELLRASGPWGQNFAEPLFDDEFELIQQRLVGEKHLKMVVQKQGQVFDAIAFNVDIKQWPNSQATKVHLAYRLDINEFRGKQSLQLIVENLQLS; this is encoded by the coding sequence ATGGATAAAGTGATTGTTCGTCGTGAACCGCTAGATGATAGTTATTTGCCGGATTCGTTACATCCTGTGATCCGACAAATTTATGCTACCCGAGGTGTTAAAGCTGAGCAGGAACTTGAGCTCAGTGTTAGTCAGCTGCTCGATGTCAGCTGTTTAAAAGGCTTAGACCGTGCTTGTCAGATACTCTATCAAGCAATAGTCAAACAACAATCAATTTTTATCATCGGTGATTTTGATGCCGATGGTGCCACCAGTACTGCGCTGATGATCAGCGCATTATCGAGTTTGGGCAGTCGAAACCATCAATTCTTAGTGCCTAATCGTTTTGAATACGGCTATGGCCTGACATCTGAAATTGTCGAAATTGCGGCAAAACAGGGCGCGGAGCTATTAATTACCGTTGATAATGGTATTAGCTGCATAGCCGGGGTGAAAAAAGCTAAAGAACTTGGTTTAACTGTGATCGTTACTGATCATCACTTACCGGGTGAGGAGTTACCGCCTGCCGATGCCATTGTTAATCCTAATCAACCTGATTGTTATTTTCCCAGCAAAGCATTAGCAGGTGTCGGTGTAGCGTTTTATTTTATGCTGGCGATGCGTAAACATATGCGAGACCAACAGTGGTTTGAGCAACAGCAATTACCGGAGCCAAACATTGCGCAATTGTTAGATTTAGTTGCCTTAGGTACGGTAGCTGATGTGGTGTCTCTAGATGCCAATAACCGAATTTTAGTTGAGCAGGGGCTTAAGCGTATTCGCGCTGGCCATACCCGTCCAGGGATCCAGGCATTAATTGAAGTGGCGGGCAAAAATCAGCAAAGATTAACCGCTGCTGATTTTGGCTTTTCTCTCGGTCCCCGAATTAACGCGGCCGGGCGATTAGATGATATGGCCTATGGTATCAACTGTTTATTGGCGGGGGATTTAATGACTGCCCGGGTAATGGCGGCAGAATTAGATAGCCTAAATAAAACTCGTCGTGAGATTGAACAAGGGATGCAGCAAGAGGCTGAGCTTGTGATGAAGCAGTTGACAGTGTCTGAAACCAGTTTACCTTATGGGCTTGCTTTATATCATCGACAATGGCATCAAGGGGTGATAGGGATTGTCGCTGGCCGATTAAAAGAAAAGTTTCATCGTCCTTGTGTGGTTTTTGCGGCCAATGAAGCGGGGGATGAACTAAAAGGCTCTGCGCGCTCAATTCCCGGCTTGCATATTCGCGATTTACTCGAACATATCGCCAGTCAACACCCAGGGTTGATCATTAAGTTTGGCGGTCATGCTATGGCGGCAGGGTTGTCGATAACGCCGGATGACTTCAAACAGTTTCAGCAGCATTTTGAGTATTATGCCGAGCAGTGGCTTGATAGTGAACTGCTTGAAGGCAAATGTTTTTCTGATGGCGCTTTAGCACTATCTGAAATGAATTTAGCATTCGCTGAATTGTTAAGGGCCAGCGGTCCATGGGGACAAAACTTTGCTGAGCCATTATTTGATGATGAATTTGAATTAATTCAACAGCGGTTGGTGGGAGAAAAACATTTAAAAATGGTGGTGCAAAAACAGGGGCAAGTATTTGATGCTATTGCTTTTAATGTTGATATTAAGCAGTGGCCAAACAGTCAGGCGACCAAGGTTCATCTAGCATATCGGCTTGATATTAACGAATTTCGCGGTAAGCAGAGCTTGCAATTGATAGTGGAAAATCTCCAGCTAAGCTAG
- the srmB gene encoding ATP-dependent RNA helicase SrmB, which produces MFEQFDLDSALLGGINNIGFKKPTSIQSLVIPEAMAGKDVLASAPTGTGKTAAFLLPAAQHLLDYPRTKPGFPRVLVLSPTRELALQISEQSEKLTELTNIKTGVITGGVNYGSHKEILTETTDMLIATPGRLLEYIENEQFDAREIEILVLDEADRMLDMGFAETINRIIGEARWRKQTLLFSATLEGSHVLKFAKEILNEPIYLEANPSRKEKAKIHQWIHLADDKDHKFKLLAHLLKQDDVKRAVVFANKRETVQYLSGKLYAEELPCAWLEGNMPQDKRNSAVDRLRKADVNVLVATDVAARGLDIDDITHVINFDMPRKADIYIHRIGRTGRAGNKGTAISLVEAHDMAVIGKIERYMTERLPRRIIEELRPKYKEARIALKKPKVKKSTAQKKAKAKKQAKRKKK; this is translated from the coding sequence ATGTTTGAGCAGTTTGATCTAGATTCAGCCCTTCTTGGCGGCATTAATAATATCGGTTTTAAAAAACCAACTTCAATCCAGTCATTAGTCATACCTGAAGCCATGGCAGGTAAAGACGTATTAGCTTCTGCTCCAACAGGTACCGGAAAAACCGCTGCATTTTTGTTACCGGCAGCTCAGCATTTGCTCGATTATCCTCGCACTAAGCCGGGATTCCCTCGAGTATTGGTTTTATCTCCAACCCGCGAGCTAGCACTGCAAATCAGTGAACAAAGTGAAAAGCTCACTGAGCTTACTAATATCAAAACCGGCGTGATCACCGGTGGCGTTAATTACGGCAGTCACAAAGAGATCTTAACCGAAACCACCGATATGCTGATCGCCACACCAGGACGCTTACTCGAATATATTGAAAATGAACAGTTTGATGCCAGAGAAATAGAAATACTGGTACTCGATGAAGCAGATCGTATGTTGGATATGGGATTTGCCGAAACCATCAATCGCATCATTGGCGAAGCTAGGTGGCGCAAACAAACCTTATTATTTTCTGCTACGTTAGAAGGTTCACATGTATTAAAATTTGCTAAGGAGATTTTAAACGAACCTATTTATTTGGAAGCGAATCCATCACGTAAAGAGAAAGCTAAAATTCACCAATGGATCCATTTAGCCGACGATAAAGATCATAAATTTAAATTACTGGCGCATTTACTTAAGCAAGATGATGTCAAACGGGCGGTAGTATTTGCCAACAAACGCGAAACGGTACAATACCTTTCAGGCAAGCTATACGCTGAAGAACTTCCTTGTGCCTGGCTTGAAGGCAATATGCCACAAGATAAACGTAATAGTGCCGTAGACAGATTACGCAAAGCTGATGTTAATGTCTTAGTAGCAACAGATGTCGCAGCAAGAGGGCTCGACATCGACGATATCACTCACGTCATTAATTTTGATATGCCGCGAAAAGCCGATATTTATATACACCGCATTGGTCGAACGGGTCGTGCCGGCAACAAAGGTACCGCTATTTCTCTAGTTGAAGCCCACGATATGGCTGTGATAGGAAAAATAGAACGCTATATGACTGAGCGTTTACCACGTCGTATCATTGAAGAACTTCGCCCGAAATATAAAGAAGCACGAATCGCATTGAAAAAGCCGAAGGTGAAAAAATCCACCGCACAGAAAAAAGCAAAAGCGAAAAAACAGGCGAAAAGAAAGAAAAAATAA
- a CDS encoding FecR family protein has translation MSEQLITEQIKKQARHWVCCLNRGLHHEEKPQLIAWVNQSPAHHQAIYKMATFFDNISELKTLNGVFPLAQQPSIISGKDFKWLLAILVSILLIFISLPLKTMLFDSNSQSFPVQTYTTNIGEIISVELTDGSKITLNTHSQVRVSYTDNHRNINLLYGEAQFDVAKDSSRPFTVTSGSKAFTALGTIFNVQKNNESDMELIVNEGQVLVSNSQLTNHQLQTLISEEIDKFESSKIITDNEKSVISNNVQQPTNSLSKKQSANELAWQQGMLVFNGETLAQALNEVSRYSKVQFEITDSSINDVKIAGYFKAGDIDGLLAALSYNFGIKSKFNATNSVQLSQQPTKS, from the coding sequence ATGTCAGAGCAATTGATAACTGAGCAAATTAAAAAACAAGCTCGCCACTGGGTTTGCTGTTTAAACCGTGGCTTACATCATGAAGAAAAACCACAACTTATTGCTTGGGTCAATCAAAGTCCAGCACATCATCAAGCCATCTATAAAATGGCTACTTTCTTCGATAACATCAGTGAGTTAAAAACTCTTAACGGTGTTTTTCCCTTGGCACAGCAACCGAGCATAATTAGTGGGAAAGATTTCAAATGGTTACTTGCTATATTAGTGAGCATATTGCTCATTTTTATTTCATTGCCATTAAAAACCATGCTATTTGATTCAAATAGTCAATCGTTCCCCGTCCAAACTTATACCACTAATATCGGTGAAATCATCAGTGTCGAGTTAACGGACGGCAGTAAAATCACATTAAATACTCACTCTCAAGTGCGTGTAAGCTACACAGATAACCACCGTAATATTAATTTACTCTACGGCGAAGCCCAGTTTGATGTTGCCAAAGATTCTTCTAGACCATTTACCGTTACGTCAGGAAGTAAAGCCTTTACCGCATTAGGTACAATTTTTAATGTTCAAAAAAATAACGAATCTGATATGGAATTGATCGTCAATGAAGGTCAGGTACTGGTCAGTAACAGCCAGTTAACTAATCACCAACTGCAGACTTTGATATCAGAGGAGATCGATAAGTTTGAGTCGTCAAAAATCATTACTGATAACGAAAAATCGGTGATCAGCAATAATGTCCAACAACCTACTAATTCGCTGAGTAAAAAACAAAGTGCCAATGAATTAGCCTGGCAGCAAGGAATGTTAGTATTTAATGGTGAAACCTTAGCTCAGGCGCTGAACGAAGTGAGTCGCTATAGCAAGGTACAATTTGAAATTACCGACAGTAGCATCAACGATGTTAAAATAGCCGGCTACTTTAAAGCCGGAGATATAGACGGTTTACTAGCAGCACTATCTTATAACTTTGGCATCAAATCAAAATTTAACGCCACCAACTCAGTACAATTAAGTCAACAACCGACAAAAAGCTGA
- the prfB gene encoding peptide chain release factor 2 (programmed frameshift) produces the protein MFEVNPVLFKVKEIRERAQLLRGYLDYEQKAERLVEVIRELEVPEIWNEPERAQALGKERANLEAVVETIQTLEAGCDDIDGLVELAVEEQDEETFNDAQVEVAALEQSLEKLEFRRMFSGEQDSADCYLDIQSGSGGTEAQDWAEMLMRMYLRWGEAHGFKTEVIEVSDGDVAGIKGCTIKYSGDYAYGWLRTETGVHRLVRKSPFDSSGRRHTSFASAFIYPEIDDNIEIDINPADLRIDTFRASGAGGQHVNKTDSAIRITHVPSGAVVACQADRSQHKNRATAMKLLKAKLYEMEIQKQNESKQQLEDGKSDIGWGSQIRSYVLDDSRIKDLRTGVENRNTQAVLDGDLDKFIEASLKSGL, from the exons ATGTTTGAAGTTAATCCTGTGTTATTTAAAGTTAAAGAAATTCGCGAACGGGCTCAGTTGCTTCGGGGGTATCTT GACTACGAGCAAAAAGCAGAGCGTTTAGTTGAAGTTATTCGTGAACTGGAAGTCCCAGAAATTTGGAATGAACCAGAGCGGGCACAGGCATTAGGAAAAGAAAGAGCTAACTTAGAAGCGGTTGTCGAGACTATTCAGACCTTAGAAGCCGGTTGTGATGATATTGACGGCTTAGTGGAGTTGGCGGTTGAAGAACAAGACGAAGAAACCTTTAATGACGCACAGGTAGAAGTGGCGGCATTAGAACAAAGTCTGGAAAAACTGGAATTTCGTCGGATGTTTTCTGGCGAGCAAGATAGCGCAGATTGCTATCTCGATATTCAATCTGGCTCTGGCGGCACCGAAGCACAAGATTGGGCTGAAATGCTGATGCGTATGTACTTACGCTGGGGCGAAGCGCATGGTTTTAAAACCGAAGTCATTGAAGTCAGTGATGGTGATGTTGCCGGTATTAAAGGCTGTACTATCAAATACTCTGGTGATTATGCTTATGGCTGGTTACGCACTGAAACAGGTGTTCATCGTTTAGTGCGTAAATCGCCATTTGATTCAAGTGGTCGTCGTCATACATCTTTTGCCTCGGCATTTATATACCCGGAAATTGATGACAATATTGAGATAGACATTAACCCGGCAGATTTACGTATTGATACCTTCCGTGCCTCGGGCGCTGGTGGTCAGCACGTTAATAAAACCGATTCTGCTATTCGTATTACCCATGTGCCCAGTGGTGCAGTGGTTGCCTGTCAGGCTGATCGTTCGCAACATAAGAATCGTGCAACGGCAATGAAGCTGTTAAAGGCTAAGCTTTATGAGATGGAAATTCAAAAGCAAAACGAAAGTAAGCAACAATTAGAAGATGGTAAATCAGATATTGGCTGGGGCAGCCAGATCCGTTCGTATGTCTTAGATGACAGTCGTATTAAAGACTTACGTACCGGCGTTGAAAACCGCAATACCCAGGCGGTATTAGATGGTGATTTGGATAAATTTATCGAAGCATCATTAAAATCTGGGCTATAA
- the lysS gene encoding lysine--tRNA ligase: MSEQAQDENKLIAERRGKLAQIRENCPANGHPNKFDRKHYAADLQAAHGEKDKETLEAETEQYSVAGRVMAKRGPFLVLQDMSGRIQAYAAKDVQKDIKARWGVLDIGDIIGVTGTLHKSGKGDLYVNMEDYQLLTKSLRPLPEKFHGLQDTETKYRQRYVDLIINEETRNTFKIRSKIVDGIRKFLTERDFMEVETPMLQTIPGGATAKPFTTFHNALDIEMFMRIAPELYLKRLVVGGFERVFEINRNFRNEGLSTRHNPEFTMIEFYQAYADYHDLMNLTEDMLRTLAEDVMGTPVIRNTVKNAEGEVLEEKYYDFGKPFERLSMVDAILKHAPHLDEAPLRDPEANFDAIKAMAKQVGVKEGDASKVWGPGKYICEIFEEVAEHKLDQPTFITEYPWEVSPLARRNDDNPFITDRFEFFVGGRELANGFSELNDAEDQAARFRKQVEEKDAGDDEAMHFDEDYIRALEHGLPPTAGEGIGIDRLVMLFTDSPTIKDVILFPHMRPLAE; the protein is encoded by the coding sequence ATGAGCGAGCAAGCACAAGACGAAAACAAATTGATTGCCGAACGTCGCGGCAAATTAGCGCAAATTCGAGAAAACTGTCCGGCAAACGGCCACCCAAACAAGTTTGATCGAAAACACTATGCGGCTGATTTACAAGCTGCTCATGGTGAAAAAGATAAAGAAACGTTAGAAGCTGAAACCGAACAATACAGCGTTGCTGGCCGTGTTATGGCAAAGCGTGGGCCATTTCTAGTGCTACAGGATATGAGTGGTCGTATCCAAGCCTATGCGGCAAAAGATGTACAAAAAGACATTAAGGCTCGTTGGGGAGTATTAGATATCGGTGACATTATAGGTGTTACAGGTACCTTACATAAATCTGGGAAAGGCGATTTATATGTCAACATGGAAGATTATCAGTTATTGACTAAATCATTACGTCCATTGCCAGAAAAATTCCACGGCTTGCAAGATACTGAAACTAAGTATCGTCAGCGTTATGTTGATTTGATCATTAATGAAGAAACTCGTAATACCTTTAAAATACGTTCAAAAATTGTTGATGGTATCCGCAAATTTTTGACTGAACGTGACTTTATGGAAGTGGAAACGCCAATGTTGCAAACCATTCCTGGTGGGGCAACGGCAAAACCTTTTACCACGTTTCATAACGCATTAGATATTGAAATGTTTATGCGTATTGCACCTGAGCTATATTTAAAGCGTCTGGTTGTTGGTGGTTTCGAGCGAGTGTTTGAGATTAATCGTAACTTCCGTAACGAAGGCTTATCGACCCGTCATAACCCTGAATTTACTATGATCGAGTTCTATCAGGCCTACGCTGATTATCATGATTTGATGAATCTGACCGAAGATATGCTGCGCACTTTGGCTGAAGATGTAATGGGTACACCGGTGATCCGCAATACAGTGAAAAACGCAGAAGGCGAAGTGTTAGAAGAAAAGTACTATGATTTTGGCAAGCCGTTTGAGCGTTTATCTATGGTCGATGCGATTTTAAAACATGCCCCGCATTTAGATGAAGCGCCGCTGCGCGATCCTGAAGCCAACTTTGATGCCATTAAAGCCATGGCAAAACAAGTTGGTGTAAAAGAAGGGGATGCGTCAAAGGTATGGGGGCCAGGTAAATATATCTGTGAAATCTTTGAAGAAGTGGCTGAACACAAGTTAGATCAACCAACTTTTATCACGGAGTATCCGTGGGAAGTGTCACCACTTGCACGTCGTAATGATGACAACCCGTTTATCACCGACCGCTTTGAATTTTTCGTCGGTGGCCGTGAATTAGCCAATGGTTTCTCCGAGCTTAACGATGCTGAAGATCAGGCTGCGCGTTTTCGTAAGCAAGTGGAAGAAAAAGATGCCGGTGATGATGAAGCAATGCATTTTGACGAAGATTACATTCGTGCATTAGAGCATGGCTTACCACCAACGGCTGGTGAGGGCATAGGTATCGACCGTTTGGTCATGTTATTTACCGATTCACCAACGATTAAAGATGTGATCTTATTTCCGCATATGCGACCATTGGCGGAATAA
- the dsbC gene encoding bifunctional protein-disulfide isomerase/oxidoreductase DsbC, protein MFKNFIAGFFIVLLTVSSAYASEKTELSAQVKKQLMTRLSDSLGLEIITVKASPFPALIEVVTNQGMFYASADGKFLVNGKLYGLAGDNVVNHTEESLAQVRVDGMKQFEKDMIVYPASEEKYVITVFTDITCGYCRKLHKEMDKLNEHGITVRYLAYPRAGVKDQFGQYSKGFKDLRSIWCNEQPNEALTKAKLGSTVAQRICDKPIEAEFNFGRQIGVSGTPAIIFDNGFMLPGYKDPDAILAIIKNLEANS, encoded by the coding sequence ATGTTTAAAAATTTTATTGCTGGCTTTTTTATTGTTCTTTTAACGGTGTCTTCGGCGTATGCCAGTGAAAAAACTGAGTTATCTGCGCAAGTGAAAAAGCAGTTAATGACCCGTTTATCTGATAGTTTAGGGTTAGAAATCATTACTGTTAAAGCTTCGCCATTTCCGGCATTAATTGAGGTGGTGACTAATCAGGGAATGTTTTATGCCAGTGCTGATGGTAAATTTTTAGTCAATGGTAAGTTATATGGTTTAGCTGGCGACAATGTTGTTAATCATACCGAAGAAAGTTTGGCTCAGGTGCGCGTCGATGGTATGAAACAGTTTGAAAAAGATATGATTGTTTACCCTGCCAGTGAAGAAAAATATGTAATTACTGTCTTTACTGATATTACATGTGGGTATTGTCGTAAGTTACATAAAGAAATGGATAAGTTAAATGAGCATGGTATTACCGTGCGTTATCTGGCATATCCTCGTGCAGGGGTTAAAGACCAGTTTGGTCAGTATTCAAAAGGATTTAAAGACTTGCGTTCTATCTGGTGTAACGAACAGCCTAATGAAGCGCTAACGAAAGCAAAATTAGGTTCAACGGTTGCCCAGCGTATTTGCGATAAGCCGATTGAAGCAGAGTTTAATTTTGGTCGTCAAATAGGTGTCAGTGGTACGCCGGCAATTATATTTGATAACGGCTTTATGTTACCAGGATACAAAGACCCGGATGCGATCTTAGCCATCATCAAAAACCTGGAAGCGAATAGCTAA